The following proteins are co-located in the Lentibacillus sp. JNUCC-1 genome:
- a CDS encoding acyltransferase family protein → MKDLRIPEKKFRPELEGVRAVAALLVAIYHIWFGTVSGGVDVFFIVSGYLITTSLVTRIEREGKINFPEYVLGLWRRLFPNAFIVMFSIVILSFLLLPSVQWNQIMAEIYASMFYFQNWELATNAVDYLAQNNEATPLQHFWALSIQGQFYILWPVLIFIIFIMVRKVLKTPFRKTLVAALGGIFLTSLIYSIYITNVNQPWAYFDTFARMWEFSLGGILALFIPYLTPKKWYSTVGGWIGLVIIVTTGMVLPVSTVFPGYAALLPISGVILVIVSAEKYSKYSVKKLLGSRPLMYIGSISYAFYLWHWPLLIFYYALFNTDSVTFFNGLIILLITFILSILSTKKVESPVRKISVKHSKVKLLSTLVVFLIPVLTLNIFWGIFEQQTQEMFKHQVERENYPGAKVIYDNAEAQQDVPPIATPPKANSKLPTFYEDDCYVGMNEAGLKLCSYGETENPEFTIALVGGSHSGHWFPALEQFAQDSGVKIDVYNKDACRFSTQDFDGLLSATCMEWNERIIEPLMDNPPDLIVTTASVNAGAKVPQGYIEMWKKFQGIANIFAIRDNPRMKEDVPSCVELNGPEECSVQRKEALSEKAPWENTTNIPNNVYFADLSDYFCVGDTCPAVIGNVLVYRDQHHISTLYSMTLAEPLKEHIFEALETFKK, encoded by the coding sequence ATGAAAGATTTACGAATACCAGAAAAGAAATTTCGACCAGAGCTGGAAGGGGTAAGAGCAGTTGCTGCCCTTTTGGTTGCCATTTATCATATTTGGTTTGGGACAGTATCAGGTGGTGTCGATGTATTCTTTATCGTCTCTGGTTATTTGATTACCACCTCCCTGGTGACCAGAATTGAAAGGGAAGGCAAAATAAATTTTCCTGAATATGTATTAGGCTTATGGAGGCGGCTATTTCCCAACGCATTTATAGTTATGTTTTCTATAGTTATCTTGTCCTTTTTATTGTTGCCAAGCGTCCAGTGGAATCAGATTATGGCAGAAATATATGCGTCTATGTTTTACTTTCAAAATTGGGAGCTCGCCACCAATGCAGTTGATTACTTAGCACAAAATAATGAAGCCACGCCCTTGCAGCATTTTTGGGCTTTGTCGATACAAGGGCAATTTTACATCTTGTGGCCGGTTCTAATATTTATTATTTTTATAATGGTACGTAAGGTTCTAAAAACTCCTTTTCGCAAAACACTTGTAGCTGCTTTAGGTGGTATCTTTCTGACTTCGCTGATTTATTCAATATATATAACTAACGTAAACCAGCCATGGGCTTATTTTGATACGTTCGCACGTATGTGGGAATTCAGTTTGGGTGGTATTCTAGCCTTATTCATACCCTATTTAACTCCTAAAAAATGGTATAGCACAGTTGGTGGATGGATAGGTTTAGTTATTATTGTTACCACGGGAATGGTATTACCAGTTTCGACTGTATTCCCAGGATATGCTGCATTGTTACCCATATCAGGCGTTATACTTGTCATTGTATCTGCTGAAAAATACAGCAAATACAGTGTTAAAAAATTATTAGGGTCACGCCCGCTGATGTACATCGGTAGTATTTCTTATGCTTTTTACTTGTGGCACTGGCCACTGCTCATTTTTTATTATGCTCTGTTTAACACTGACAGCGTTACATTTTTCAATGGGTTGATAATTTTGTTAATAACTTTTATCTTATCAATATTATCAACCAAAAAAGTTGAATCACCGGTTAGAAAAATTTCTGTGAAACACTCAAAAGTTAAGCTTCTGTCAACACTGGTTGTTTTTTTAATTCCAGTACTAACATTAAACATCTTTTGGGGTATTTTTGAGCAACAGACACAAGAAATGTTCAAGCATCAAGTTGAAAGAGAGAATTATCCTGGAGCAAAGGTGATTTATGATAATGCTGAGGCACAACAAGATGTTCCACCAATTGCAACACCTCCCAAAGCTAATAGCAAATTGCCTACATTTTATGAAGATGATTGTTATGTTGGAATGAATGAAGCTGGGTTAAAATTATGTTCTTATGGTGAGACTGAAAATCCTGAATTTACCATTGCGCTTGTTGGTGGCTCCCATTCAGGACATTGGTTTCCTGCTTTGGAACAATTCGCACAGGACTCCGGTGTGAAAATAGATGTGTACAATAAAGATGCATGTAGATTCTCCACGCAAGACTTCGATGGTTTGCTGTCAGCTACGTGTATGGAGTGGAATGAAAGAATTATTGAACCGCTAATGGATAATCCACCTGATTTAATTGTTACTACAGCTTCTGTAAATGCTGGTGCCAAAGTTCCTCAAGGATATATTGAAATGTGGAAAAAGTTCCAAGGTATCGCAAATATATTTGCAATTCGAGATAATCCAAGAATGAAAGAAGATGTTCCATCCTGTGTAGAATTAAACGGTCCAGAAGAATGTTCTGTCCAAAGGAAAGAGGCCTTAAGCGAAAAAGCACCATGGGAAAATACAACAAACATACCTAACAATGTCTACTTTGCGGATTTGTCTGATTACTTTTGTGTGGGAGATACATGTCCTGCGGTGATCGGGAATGTGCTAGTATACCGTGACCAGCATCATATCAGCACTTTGTACTCAATGACGCTTGCGGAACCGTTAAAAGAGCATATATTTGAAGCGTTAGAGACTTTTAAGAAGTAA